In [Leptolyngbya] sp. PCC 7376, a genomic segment contains:
- a CDS encoding adenylate/guanylate cyclase domain-containing protein: MNQTVDFPNKTNAVVSLPLRFVLIIPFVFQIFLAVGLTGLFALRNGRKAVDNLVNQLQEKVTEEVEQHIDNHLALPQQINETNASLIQRNLLDLEDRESVQRHFWNQLQIYGEYTDYIYIGYAEGGFDMATLEANDKSTIQFSETLSAGKSLIYSVDKNGYPDQYIDSYDYDSRGRPWFKGAVEKRATFWSNAYLSKQIIPNFATTVSLPVYKDNGELLGVVANDIYLTGISDFLKDLKIGKTGKLFIVENTGFLLGTSTEDPTYFRPDETAPAEQILANDSSSEWIKESTLYLESQLGDLNRIKVPQRFQWQFAGETYFLLVTPIRNEQGLNWSVISLIPRSDFMAEIEANTRQTIILCVASLFIATVSGILTARWISKSVKLVSTTAKDLSEGNLDVKVPTQSLQELDILAQSFNAMSHQLKASFNSLELANLELENRVQERTIELEKEKERSEQLLRNVLPETIAEQLKENQDAIAEHYDEVTILFADIVGFTSLAERLAPLELVNLLNQIFSQFDSLVESLGLEKIKTIGDAYMVAAGLPMHREDHVQVIAQMGLAMLDIIESYRRENNSDLQIRIGMNTGMVVAGVIGTKKFIYDLWGDTVNVASRMESSGEAGRIHVTQAVYEKLQDIYHLELRGLVEIKGKGEMQTYWLLEKKSVEI, translated from the coding sequence ATGAATCAGACTGTTGATTTTCCAAATAAAACAAATGCTGTGGTTTCTTTGCCACTGAGATTTGTTTTAATTATTCCTTTTGTCTTCCAGATTTTCTTGGCCGTTGGTTTGACGGGTTTATTTGCTTTGAGAAATGGCAGAAAAGCCGTCGATAATTTAGTCAATCAGCTCCAAGAGAAAGTCACAGAAGAAGTCGAGCAACATATCGATAATCATCTTGCTCTCCCGCAACAAATCAATGAAACAAATGCTAGCTTGATCCAAAGAAATCTACTTGATTTAGAAGATAGAGAAAGTGTACAGAGACACTTTTGGAATCAACTCCAAATTTATGGGGAGTATACCGACTATATCTATATCGGTTATGCAGAAGGTGGTTTTGATATGGCGACATTGGAGGCGAATGATAAATCGACAATCCAATTCTCTGAAACACTTTCCGCGGGCAAATCTTTAATTTATAGTGTTGATAAAAATGGCTATCCAGATCAATATATTGATAGTTATGACTATGACTCCAGAGGTCGGCCATGGTTTAAAGGAGCTGTAGAAAAACGTGCCACTTTCTGGAGTAATGCATATCTCTCAAAACAAATCATCCCCAACTTTGCGACCACAGTTAGTCTGCCTGTTTATAAAGATAATGGAGAGCTTCTCGGAGTCGTTGCAAATGACATTTATCTGACAGGGATTAGCGACTTTTTAAAAGATCTCAAAATTGGGAAAACTGGCAAACTATTTATCGTTGAGAATACAGGTTTTCTCTTAGGGACATCTACTGAAGATCCGACTTATTTTAGGCCTGATGAAACAGCACCAGCAGAGCAAATTTTAGCGAATGATAGTTCTTCCGAATGGATTAAAGAGTCAACACTTTATCTCGAAAGCCAATTAGGGGATCTAAATAGGATTAAAGTGCCCCAACGGTTCCAATGGCAATTTGCTGGGGAAACATATTTTTTATTAGTCACTCCGATTCGGAATGAGCAAGGATTGAATTGGAGTGTGATTAGCTTGATTCCTCGGTCAGATTTTATGGCGGAGATTGAAGCGAATACCCGTCAAACCATCATTCTGTGTGTTGCCTCTTTGTTTATTGCGACAGTTTCAGGAATTTTGACAGCACGGTGGATTTCAAAATCAGTGAAGCTGGTTAGCACGACAGCAAAAGATCTCTCGGAAGGAAATTTAGATGTTAAAGTTCCGACGCAAAGTCTTCAAGAGCTAGACATATTAGCGCAGTCTTTTAATGCGATGTCCCATCAACTTAAAGCATCTTTTAATTCTTTAGAGTTGGCAAATCTTGAGTTGGAAAATCGTGTGCAAGAACGAACGATTGAACTAGAAAAAGAAAAGGAAAGGTCAGAGCAACTATTACGCAATGTTTTGCCAGAAACCATTGCTGAACAGCTCAAGGAAAATCAGGATGCGATCGCCGAGCATTATGACGAGGTGACAATCTTATTTGCTGATATCGTTGGCTTTACATCCCTCGCGGAAAGGTTAGCGCCATTAGAATTGGTCAATTTGTTGAATCAGATTTTTTCGCAGTTTGACAGTTTGGTTGAAAGTCTCGGTCTCGAGAAAATCAAAACGATTGGTGATGCCTATATGGTTGCGGCTGGTTTGCCGATGCACCGGGAAGACCATGTCCAAGTCATTGCACAGATGGGCCTAGCAATGCTCGATATTATCGAAAGTTATCGTCGCGAAAATAATAGCGATCTACAAATTCGGATTGGAATGAATACCGGGATGGTCGTGGCAGGGGTTATCGGCACAAAGAAGTTTATTTACGACCTATGGGGAGATACGGTAAATGTGGCTTCTCGAATGGAATCTTCAGGAGAAGCTGGCAGAATTCACGTGACCCAAGCTGTTTATGAGAAGTTGCAGGATATCTATCATTTAGAGCTACGCGGTTTGGTTGAGATTAAAGGAAAAGGTGAAATGCAAACCTATTGGCTCTTAGAAAAGAAATCCGTAGAGATCTAG
- a CDS encoding putative 2-dehydropantoate 2-reductase, translating into MPNLRYAVIGTGAIGGFYGGKLQHSGQDVHFLLHSDYEYVQQHGLRVDSVDGDFHLPQVWAYKNTKDMPLCDVVIVALKTTQNHLLETLLPPILKPNSIILLLQNGLGVEPKLQALFPTQTIIGGLCFICSNKIAPGHIHHLDYGAVLLGQYTENYEPQEIPDSLKQISKDFQQADIAIDLTDDLLFARWKKLVWNIPFNGLSVVLNATTDQLMNIPQSYELAKTLMLEVLQGAKIHGRELPVSLVQEMLDNTAKMKPYRTSMKIDYDEQRPLELEAMFAQPLASGQSNKEKLPCIDTLYKQLCFLNETNLTEQRTNG; encoded by the coding sequence GTGCCAAACCTACGTTATGCCGTTATTGGAACTGGGGCGATCGGCGGCTTCTATGGTGGCAAATTACAACACTCAGGCCAAGACGTTCATTTCCTCCTCCACAGCGATTATGAGTATGTTCAACAGCATGGCCTCAGAGTAGATTCAGTCGATGGAGATTTCCACCTTCCCCAGGTCTGGGCATACAAAAACACAAAAGACATGCCCCTCTGCGACGTAGTAATTGTCGCGCTCAAAACAACCCAAAACCATCTTCTCGAAACCCTGCTTCCACCCATTCTCAAGCCCAATAGCATCATTCTTCTTCTGCAAAATGGCCTAGGTGTCGAGCCAAAATTGCAAGCACTCTTCCCCACCCAAACCATCATCGGGGGCCTTTGCTTCATTTGCTCCAATAAAATTGCCCCTGGCCATATCCATCATCTCGACTACGGTGCCGTACTTCTAGGTCAGTACACCGAAAATTACGAGCCCCAAGAAATCCCAGACAGCCTCAAACAAATCTCAAAAGACTTTCAGCAAGCAGATATCGCCATAGACCTGACCGACGACTTACTCTTTGCCCGATGGAAAAAACTCGTTTGGAATATCCCTTTCAATGGCTTATCCGTGGTGCTCAATGCCACAACTGACCAGCTAATGAACATACCCCAGAGCTATGAACTCGCGAAAACATTAATGCTGGAAGTTCTCCAGGGAGCAAAAATCCACGGAAGAGAATTACCAGTTTCGTTAGTGCAGGAAATGCTAGACAACACTGCAAAAATGAAACCTTATCGAACCAGCATGAAAATCGATTATGACGAACAACGTCCCTTAGAACTAGAAGCGATGTTTGCTCAGCCGCTCGCATCCGGACAATCAAACAAAGAAAAACTGCCTTGTATCGATACCCTATATAAACAATTATGTTTTCTCAACGAAACTAACTTGACCGAGCAAAGAACAAATGGATAA
- a CDS encoding class III extradiol ring-cleavage dioxygenase, with translation MANLPSLFVSHGAPSLILENDATTQFFRNLGKQYPNPAGIVCISAHWESPQLLLTSNPRRETIYDFSGFPKELYEVTYPATGSPELLDKIATALNTSDFPVRINERRGFDHGVWVSLKLMYPNADIPIVQLSVLPKESPEHHFQIGQALRSLREENILIIASGSATHNLREFRVQAKEAEPLDYAVAFDQWLVQAIEKGDRQSLFDYENTAPEAKRNHPTPEHFLPLFVALGAATESTGEQIHQRFTYGALSMSAFLWW, from the coding sequence ATGGCCAACTTGCCTTCACTTTTCGTTTCCCATGGTGCGCCAAGTCTTATTCTCGAAAATGATGCCACTACACAGTTTTTTCGGAATCTAGGAAAACAATATCCAAACCCCGCAGGCATTGTTTGTATTTCTGCCCATTGGGAAAGTCCGCAATTATTGCTCACCAGTAATCCTCGGCGCGAAACTATTTATGATTTCTCGGGTTTCCCTAAGGAGCTATACGAAGTGACCTATCCTGCGACTGGTTCCCCCGAACTGCTCGACAAAATTGCCACTGCTTTAAATACTTCAGATTTTCCAGTGAGGATTAATGAGCGACGAGGTTTTGACCATGGGGTTTGGGTGTCGCTGAAGTTGATGTATCCCAATGCAGATATCCCAATTGTTCAGTTATCGGTATTGCCTAAGGAATCTCCAGAACATCATTTTCAAATCGGTCAGGCGCTGCGATCGCTGCGGGAAGAAAATATTCTCATTATCGCTAGTGGCAGTGCAACCCATAATCTTCGGGAATTTCGAGTTCAAGCTAAGGAGGCAGAACCATTAGATTATGCTGTGGCTTTTGATCAGTGGTTAGTTCAAGCAATAGAGAAAGGGGACAGACAGTCGCTATTCGATTACGAAAATACTGCGCCAGAAGCAAAACGAAACCATCCTACACCAGAACATTTTTTGCCCTTATTTGTCGCATTGGGTGCTGCAACAGAATCAACAGGTGAGCAAATCCATCAAAGGTTTACCTATGGTGCTCTCTCGATGTCTGCATTTTTATGGTGGTAA
- a CDS encoding single-stranded DNA-binding protein, translating into MNSCVLMAQIMSEPELRYTPDNTPLAQMLIQFPALRDGDPACQIKAIAWGNMGTQVQESYHEGDQVILVGRLSMNTIDRPEGFKEKKAEFVVSQIQSVGAGIAMPSGGTPMISAPVAAPSNVVPLNSTYQPAPAQPAPAATPQPTYTPPAPAADPEPNLDDIPF; encoded by the coding sequence ATGAATAGTTGCGTATTAATGGCTCAGATCATGAGCGAACCAGAATTACGCTATACCCCCGACAATACTCCCCTTGCCCAGATGTTGATTCAGTTTCCGGCGCTGCGGGATGGTGATCCAGCTTGTCAGATTAAGGCGATCGCCTGGGGGAATATGGGCACTCAGGTTCAGGAGTCCTATCACGAAGGTGATCAAGTGATTTTGGTCGGTCGGTTGTCTATGAATACGATTGATCGTCCTGAGGGTTTCAAGGAGAAAAAGGCGGAATTTGTGGTGTCGCAGATCCAGTCTGTAGGTGCTGGCATAGCAATGCCTAGCGGTGGTACGCCGATGATATCCGCCCCTGTCGCTGCTCCCAGTAATGTGGTTCCTCTAAATTCCACTTATCAGCCTGCCCCTGCGCAACCAGCTCCCGCTGCCACTCCCCAACCGACCTATACGCCTCCTGCACCTGCGGCAGATCCTGAACCCAACCTTGATGACATCCCGTTTTAA
- the mnmE gene encoding tRNA uridine-5-carboxymethylaminomethyl(34) synthesis GTPase MnmE: MNLGDTIVAIASAVVPNQGSIGIVRLSGQDAPAIAQRLFHSPGQQQWESHRILYGYIRHPETKELIDEALLLLMLAPRSFTAEDVVEFHCHGGIMPVQQVLQLCLDSGARLAEPGEFSLRAFLNGRIDLTQAESVAELVGAKSPQSAQVALAGIQGRLAQPIRDLRSQCLDILSEVEARIDFEDDLPPLDEVGIREELTKVLATVNQILQTSDRGELLRSGLKVAIVGRPNVGKSSLLNAWSRSDRAIVTDLPGTTRDVVESQLIVKGIPVQVLDTAGIRQTEDTVEQIGVERSLQASQKADLVLFTIDAGTGWTEADQEIFAQVGDRPLILVINKTDLGDPTTIAIPESITQVVYTTAAQQKGIEELEEAIATTVAEGTVGAADLDFAINQRQAAALTRAKKSLEQVADTITDQLPLDFWTIDLRTAIQSLGEITGEGVTESVLDRIFSRFCIGK; the protein is encoded by the coding sequence GTGAATCTTGGTGATACCATCGTGGCGATCGCCAGTGCGGTCGTCCCAAATCAAGGCAGCATCGGGATTGTTCGTTTATCTGGTCAGGATGCTCCGGCGATCGCCCAGAGGTTATTTCACAGTCCGGGGCAACAACAATGGGAAAGTCACCGGATTTTGTATGGCTATATCCGGCATCCCGAAACCAAAGAATTAATTGATGAAGCGCTGTTACTGTTGATGCTTGCGCCACGGTCATTCACGGCAGAAGATGTTGTGGAGTTTCATTGTCATGGCGGCATTATGCCAGTGCAACAGGTTTTGCAACTCTGTTTGGACTCAGGCGCAAGGTTGGCAGAACCCGGCGAGTTTAGTTTGCGCGCTTTCCTCAATGGACGAATTGACCTGACACAAGCTGAAAGTGTAGCAGAATTAGTCGGTGCGAAATCTCCTCAATCAGCCCAAGTTGCCCTCGCCGGAATTCAAGGACGATTAGCCCAACCGATTCGAGATTTGCGATCGCAATGTCTCGATATTTTGTCGGAAGTGGAAGCACGCATTGATTTTGAAGATGATTTGCCGCCCCTTGATGAGGTTGGTATTCGAGAAGAATTAACTAAAGTTTTAGCGACAGTGAATCAGATTTTGCAAACGTCTGATCGCGGTGAGCTATTGCGGAGTGGTTTAAAAGTAGCGATTGTCGGTCGTCCCAATGTCGGAAAATCCAGTTTGCTTAATGCTTGGAGCCGCAGCGATCGCGCTATTGTGACGGACTTACCGGGGACAACGCGGGATGTGGTGGAATCGCAACTTATCGTCAAAGGCATTCCGGTGCAGGTATTGGATACGGCAGGTATTCGTCAAACAGAAGATACAGTTGAGCAAATTGGTGTGGAGCGATCGCTGCAAGCCTCCCAAAAGGCAGACCTCGTTTTATTTACGATTGATGCGGGAACTGGTTGGACTGAGGCTGACCAAGAGATTTTTGCGCAAGTTGGCGATCGCCCTTTAATTCTCGTCATCAACAAAACTGATTTGGGTGACCCGACAACTATTGCAATTCCTGAAAGCATTACGCAGGTGGTTTATACGACGGCGGCGCAGCAGAAAGGTATCGAGGAACTGGAAGAGGCGATCGCCACAACTGTTGCAGAGGGGACTGTTGGCGCTGCAGATTTAGACTTTGCGATTAATCAGCGGCAGGCAGCAGCACTCACCCGCGCGAAAAAATCTCTGGAGCAAGTCGCCGATACGATTACGGATCAGTTACCCTTGGATTTCTGGACAATCGATTTACGGACGGCTATCCAATCCCTCGGCGAAATCACGGGGGAAGGGGTCACCGAATCAGTCCTAGACCGAATTTTTAGCCGTTTTTGTATCGGCAAATAA
- a CDS encoding NACHT domain-containing NTPase, producing the protein MFKSITFFFQFLCSAGEKFKVALQQKFLGFFFALGLVCALTFGSGLVGLSQTDVPTTREELVEQIEAWAVEDAKTGEMSKPELYEKFADNEFDLSKTEIFDIYRSKFNEASEEVDPWAKWLDKIPKPLAGIILFIVGILANRWWSSIEALANKVIDWCYGKVAGNPLFLNWALKKYQKALAEKHENLDTPFKINPPLAMAEVYVPLKVKEVSEQGMIPATAQSERDIYRMMVDYNRLMVTGAPGSGKSVLLKHIVYTYGEKGFLDLPGLPIPVRLELNSLREADLDEAKFLSKLVAALDQNNFPNAQGFIEESLEKGKLLLLLDGLDEVPSDIRDNVVWVINGFLAKYKDCRAIATCRTAVYEREFEQVLDQNHFKVDKFSDRQIRNFLGAWRSRMHKGKSVEQLIQALQTRPNIKTLAKNPLLLTIIAYRFTELSFTLPHSRAKFYEETTKILLEQRDQKKNIPNTYSVNIKQRVLQRLALAAQDRHDPNSPDRRSIPWELVNKEIQQVLPAFNLNSSETNAILEEIIGRSGLLQKFSGGEYYQFAHLSLQEFFAAEALQGQHQGLVERWMKDTGAWREVVKLRCGLAGNSTVLIQEIFRHDVLLAFECLAEAKEVDPTLANDIIATMQGRFEQAITKDVVAQAFGSVAAGDQQRSRDVLRFLSEQLTSTEPVIRTAAANALSMTNLPQAAQILAERYYYAREEVQAALIRLGDIAVKPLVALAKHENNLAALDDLFAIKTPDAAIALASLLWHQNKPVRCQAAWFLVVMLRDSDVESELTAISAAKLAEWQNPSLDSSDKYNWFWSPFGAKKTDPIAILTGRIAAGIVEPDSGTKKDFQDDEIPDLRIIIPYFLIDKNTRSSLLSKLEREKIQTRIAAGVTAEELTQMLFSQAALTKPQWLTMVVLSQKKTVDFLSRIVEFNRLPTKEDWQNLFNFNQGFKLEKSFYWWFVLVVAVIASVIAMTEMAVTFSRFHKYSFNSTWLVSIYSFSLIGVISIPIFWVVLWQGFEYRLEPSTFRDFGVWGVYRFKEVMVNLFAGRHISELAGFLNGITVHMTMFGTVIVTFALSWALTLAGAETEAKTGVDMVTVVATWTLAGARAVVQSALVAWFGIWAGSKAWAGSEAFPRAWAELNGTLPLPMAIAFWVVGIWFMALVLSIPMLVAGAFLTSFGIYALEAAYQSQQQSFGTFANWKKWCCIFAFPYFCWLPITVVFSFLGLQDLVTSFQLGSWGLSLSIWLSLFSLCTVLWCVGQAKDRAARNPLQGILDDDYPQYKQLTR; encoded by the coding sequence ATGTTCAAGTCAATCACATTCTTTTTCCAATTTCTTTGCTCCGCTGGGGAGAAATTCAAAGTAGCTCTACAACAAAAATTCTTGGGCTTTTTCTTTGCGTTGGGATTAGTTTGTGCTCTGACATTTGGTTCTGGGCTAGTGGGTTTATCTCAGACAGATGTGCCGACTACCCGCGAAGAACTTGTCGAACAAATCGAAGCTTGGGCCGTTGAAGATGCGAAAACTGGCGAAATGAGTAAGCCAGAGTTGTATGAGAAATTTGCAGATAATGAGTTTGATCTCAGCAAAACGGAAATCTTCGACATCTATCGTTCAAAGTTTAACGAGGCTAGCGAAGAAGTAGATCCATGGGCAAAATGGCTAGATAAAATACCGAAGCCGCTTGCTGGCATTATTCTTTTTATTGTTGGGATTCTTGCTAATCGCTGGTGGAGTTCTATTGAAGCCTTAGCCAATAAAGTAATTGATTGGTGTTACGGCAAAGTTGCAGGAAATCCTTTATTTCTCAATTGGGCACTAAAGAAATATCAAAAAGCTCTGGCTGAAAAACACGAAAATCTAGATACACCTTTCAAGATTAATCCGCCTTTAGCAATGGCTGAGGTCTATGTGCCGCTAAAGGTGAAGGAGGTCTCAGAGCAAGGGATGATTCCGGCAACAGCTCAAAGTGAACGGGATATTTACCGGATGATGGTGGACTACAATCGCCTAATGGTGACTGGTGCTCCGGGATCAGGGAAGTCGGTACTTCTCAAACATATTGTTTATACCTATGGTGAGAAAGGGTTTTTAGATTTGCCGGGGTTGCCGATTCCGGTGCGGCTAGAGCTAAATAGTTTGCGAGAAGCGGATCTAGATGAGGCGAAATTTCTCAGTAAGCTAGTGGCAGCACTCGACCAAAATAATTTTCCTAATGCGCAAGGATTTATCGAGGAGTCTTTAGAGAAGGGCAAATTACTGTTGCTGCTCGATGGGCTGGATGAAGTGCCCAGCGACATTCGGGACAATGTGGTCTGGGTCATTAATGGCTTTCTCGCTAAATATAAGGATTGTCGGGCGATCGCCACTTGTCGGACGGCGGTATATGAGCGGGAATTTGAGCAAGTATTGGACCAAAACCACTTTAAGGTGGATAAGTTTTCGGATCGGCAAATTCGGAACTTTCTGGGAGCATGGCGATCGCGGATGCATAAGGGAAAGTCTGTGGAACAGCTCATACAGGCGCTGCAAACTCGACCCAACATTAAAACTCTTGCTAAAAATCCGCTGTTGCTAACGATCATCGCCTATCGGTTCACCGAGCTATCATTTACGTTGCCTCACTCTAGAGCAAAATTTTATGAGGAAACGACGAAGATACTTCTCGAACAAAGAGATCAAAAGAAAAATATCCCTAATACTTATTCCGTAAACATAAAACAGCGGGTGCTTCAGCGATTGGCTTTGGCTGCGCAAGATCGTCATGACCCCAATAGCCCAGATCGACGTAGCATTCCTTGGGAGTTGGTCAATAAAGAAATTCAGCAGGTCTTGCCAGCTTTCAATCTCAACAGTAGTGAGACAAACGCCATCCTAGAGGAAATTATTGGGCGGAGTGGTCTTTTACAAAAATTTAGTGGTGGAGAATATTATCAATTTGCTCATCTGAGCCTACAAGAATTTTTTGCCGCAGAGGCACTGCAAGGCCAGCATCAGGGATTGGTTGAGCGATGGATGAAGGATACTGGGGCGTGGCGAGAAGTGGTCAAGCTTCGGTGTGGTTTAGCGGGGAACAGCACGGTTCTCATTCAAGAAATATTTCGCCATGATGTGTTGCTTGCCTTTGAATGTTTAGCAGAAGCCAAAGAGGTCGATCCAACCTTAGCCAACGACATTATCGCAACAATGCAAGGACGATTTGAACAGGCAATAACGAAAGATGTAGTAGCTCAAGCATTTGGGTCAGTGGCAGCGGGTGATCAACAGAGAAGTCGAGACGTTTTAAGGTTTTTATCAGAGCAGTTAACGTCTACAGAGCCAGTCATAAGGACAGCCGCCGCGAATGCCCTCTCGATGACAAATTTGCCCCAAGCTGCACAGATTTTGGCGGAGCGCTACTACTATGCAAGGGAGGAAGTGCAAGCTGCTTTAATTCGGTTGGGGGATATTGCCGTCAAACCCTTAGTAGCGCTAGCTAAACATGAAAATAACCTTGCGGCACTGGATGATTTATTTGCGATTAAAACTCCTGATGCAGCCATAGCTTTAGCTTCTCTGCTGTGGCATCAAAATAAGCCAGTGCGCTGTCAGGCAGCTTGGTTTCTGGTGGTGATGTTGCGGGATAGTGATGTCGAATCAGAATTAACAGCTATTTCTGCCGCAAAGCTTGCTGAGTGGCAAAATCCATCTCTAGATTCATCGGATAAATACAACTGGTTTTGGAGTCCTTTTGGCGCAAAGAAAACTGACCCTATCGCTATCCTCACAGGCCGAATTGCAGCGGGCATCGTCGAACCAGATTCAGGGACAAAGAAAGACTTTCAGGATGACGAGATTCCCGATCTGCGCATTATCATTCCTTATTTTCTCATCGATAAAAATACTCGTTCGTCATTACTGTCTAAACTGGAGCGGGAAAAAATTCAAACGCGCATTGCGGCAGGGGTGACTGCTGAAGAGCTAACACAAATGCTATTTAGTCAAGCGGCACTCACAAAGCCTCAATGGTTGACAATGGTGGTACTCTCACAAAAAAAGACAGTTGATTTCTTGTCGAGAATCGTCGAGTTTAATCGTTTGCCAACCAAGGAAGATTGGCAAAATCTTTTTAATTTCAATCAGGGTTTCAAATTAGAAAAAAGCTTTTATTGGTGGTTTGTCCTTGTCGTTGCTGTGATCGCGTCAGTCATTGCAATGACTGAAATGGCCGTAACTTTTTCGCGATTCCATAAATACAGTTTTAACAGTACATGGTTGGTCTCCATTTACAGTTTTTCACTTATAGGGGTAATAAGCATCCCTATATTTTGGGTGGTGTTGTGGCAAGGTTTCGAATATAGGCTGGAGCCGTCAACTTTCCGAGATTTCGGGGTTTGGGGGGTCTATCGCTTCAAAGAAGTAATGGTTAATCTATTTGCTGGACGCCACATATCGGAGCTTGCAGGTTTTTTGAATGGGATTACTGTGCATATGACAATGTTTGGGACTGTAATAGTGACTTTTGCTTTGTCTTGGGCTTTGACTTTGGCTGGGGCTGAGACTGAGGCCAAGACTGGGGTGGACATGGTGACAGTAGTTGCAACTTGGACTTTGGCTGGGGCTAGGGCGGTTGTGCAGTCTGCACTTGTTGCTTGGTTTGGGATTTGGGCTGGGAGCAAAGCTTGGGCTGGATCGGAAGCTTTCCCAAGAGCTTGGGCTGAGTTAAATGGAACTTTGCCTTTACCTATGGCCATAGCATTCTGGGTGGTGGGAATTTGGTTTATGGCTTTGGTTTTATCAATACCTATGCTTGTGGCTGGCGCTTTTCTGACCAGTTTCGGAATATATGCATTGGAAGCCGCGTATCAATCACAACAACAGTCCTTTGGTACTTTCGCAAATTGGAAAAAATGGTGTTGTATTTTTGCGTTTCCTTATTTCTGTTGGTTGCCAATTACTGTAGTTTTTTCTTTTCTCGGACTACAAGATCTCGTCACTTCTTTCCAGCTTGGTAGTTGGGGTCTATCGCTTAGTATTTGGTTGAGTCTTTTTAGCCTTTGCACAGTGCTTTGGTGTGTCGGGCAAGCAAAAGACCGTGCTGCTCGCAATCCGCTTCAGGGCATCCTTGACGACGATTACCCACAGTACAAACAGCTCACCCGTTAA
- a CDS encoding Rieske 2Fe-2S domain-containing protein: MVANVVSIAPEVSTEKFDWLEAWYPVHFVQDLSKTEPTRFVLLEKPLVIWWHEESQQWNVFSDVCPHRLAPLSEGRIVDGCLECPYHGWQFSESGSCEKIPFQKEDGTANENSRATVASYPCRVEQGLLFVYPGKLENAETQPLPTIPALDQYPGEWVMADVFRDIPYDATTLLENVLDTSHVAFTHHPRVGNRKNAKEFILDVSDIEKTGFTGIWEEGPRRGKLGAQKTTFFAPSAMWHDIEESSFGQVMTCVYAVPTEKGKCRALVRLPFRFKSAIPRLVFKYTPRWFSHVSQMGILEDDQIFLHLQERELEKSKKNYAQTCYLPTGSDLFVLAYRKWVENFGEPFADQTFAPAEPSQAQLLERYHSHTKNCSSCKAALANIQKIRTGLAIAGFLGWLTLPFSGVLGLSTTVMGAIAGVIGLCGLAWWQLGKYERKFFDGEYPPTRNYK; this comes from the coding sequence ATGGTTGCAAACGTCGTCTCAATCGCCCCGGAAGTTTCCACCGAAAAATTTGATTGGTTAGAGGCTTGGTATCCAGTGCATTTCGTGCAGGATCTCAGCAAAACAGAACCGACAAGATTTGTACTTCTCGAAAAGCCTTTGGTGATTTGGTGGCATGAGGAATCACAACAGTGGAATGTATTTTCCGATGTTTGTCCGCACCGTTTAGCGCCCTTGTCGGAGGGACGCATTGTGGATGGTTGTCTCGAATGTCCTTACCACGGTTGGCAATTTTCCGAGTCCGGTTCCTGCGAAAAAATTCCGTTCCAGAAAGAAGATGGCACAGCAAATGAAAACTCCCGTGCAACTGTAGCGAGTTATCCCTGTCGCGTTGAGCAAGGTTTGTTATTTGTGTATCCTGGCAAGCTCGAAAATGCGGAGACGCAACCGCTGCCGACCATTCCTGCTCTAGATCAGTATCCTGGCGAATGGGTGATGGCAGATGTGTTTCGCGATATTCCCTACGATGCGACGACCCTTTTAGAAAACGTTTTGGATACGAGTCATGTCGCTTTTACTCACCATCCTCGCGTTGGTAATCGTAAGAACGCGAAAGAATTTATTCTCGATGTATCTGATATCGAGAAAACAGGTTTTACTGGAATTTGGGAAGAAGGCCCTCGCCGAGGAAAGTTGGGTGCTCAGAAAACAACATTTTTTGCACCATCGGCAATGTGGCATGACATTGAAGAAAGTTCGTTTGGGCAGGTGATGACCTGTGTTTATGCGGTGCCCACGGAAAAAGGAAAATGTCGTGCTTTAGTGCGTTTGCCTTTCCGATTTAAGTCAGCAATTCCGAGACTAGTGTTTAAGTACACGCCTCGCTGGTTTTCCCATGTGAGTCAGATGGGCATTCTGGAAGACGACCAAATTTTCTTGCATCTCCAGGAGCGCGAACTCGAAAAATCGAAGAAAAATTATGCGCAAACTTGTTATTTACCGACTGGCTCTGATTTGTTTGTGTTGGCCTATCGTAAGTGGGTAGAAAATTTTGGTGAGCCATTCGCTGATCAAACTTTTGCGCCCGCAGAACCTAGTCAAGCTCAGTTACTCGAGCGCTATCATTCTCACACCAAAAATTGTTCGAGTTGCAAAGCGGCACTGGCGAATATTCAGAAGATTCGGACTGGGTTGGCGATCGCCGGATTTTTGGGATGGTTAACGTTGCCCTTTAGTGGTGTGTTGGGATTATCAACGACTGTGATGGGGGCGATCGCCGGAGTGATTGGCTTATGCGGTTTGGCTTGGTGGCAACTGGGCAAATATGAACGCAAATTTTTTGACGGCGAATATCCTCCAACCCGTAATTACAAATAG